The following proteins are encoded in a genomic region of Candidatus Deferrimicrobium sp.:
- a CDS encoding P-II family nitrogen regulator gives MKKVEAIIKPFKLDEVKESLNDIGVQGMTVSEVKGFGRQKGHTELYRGAEYVVDFLPKIKLEIIVPDDLVAQVVELVEKSARTGRIGDGKIFVTNVEEVVRIRTGERGHDAI, from the coding sequence ATGAAAAAGGTTGAGGCGATCATCAAGCCGTTCAAGTTGGACGAGGTGAAGGAGTCGCTGAACGACATCGGCGTCCAGGGGATGACGGTTTCCGAGGTCAAGGGGTTCGGCCGCCAGAAGGGGCACACCGAGTTGTACCGGGGGGCGGAATACGTCGTCGATTTCCTGCCCAAGATCAAGCTCGAGATCATCGTTCCCGACGACCTGGTCGCGCAGGTGGTCGAGCTCGTCGAGAAGTCGGCCCGGACGGGCCGGATCGGCGACGGGAAGATCTTCGTCACCAACGTCGAGGAAGTCGTCCGGATCCGCACCGGCGAACGTGGCCACGACGCCATCTGA
- a CDS encoding glutamine synthetase beta-grasp domain-containing protein encodes MNAKEVLGFAKSKNIEMVDLKFMDFIGTWQHFAVPIYELKEDSFEEGFGFDGSSIRGWQPIHASDMLVIPDPETAVVDPFITRPTLSLICNIVDPITKENYSRDPRNIARKAEAYLKSTGIADTAYFGPEAEFFIFDDIRYGGGSNFGFYYIDSDEGTWNSGREEKPNLGYKPRHKEGYFPVPPTDSQHDLRDEMVRVMEQVGLKIEAQHHEVATAGQAEIDLRFDTLVKVADALQWYKYICKNVARKAGKTVTFM; translated from the coding sequence ATGAACGCGAAGGAAGTCCTCGGTTTCGCCAAGAGCAAGAATATCGAGATGGTCGACCTGAAGTTCATGGATTTCATCGGCACCTGGCAGCATTTCGCGGTGCCCATCTATGAGCTCAAGGAGGACAGCTTCGAGGAAGGATTCGGCTTCGACGGATCGTCCATCCGCGGCTGGCAGCCGATTCACGCCTCCGACATGCTGGTGATCCCCGACCCCGAGACGGCGGTCGTCGATCCGTTCATCACCCGGCCGACGCTTTCGCTGATCTGCAACATCGTCGATCCGATCACCAAGGAGAACTACTCCCGCGACCCCCGCAACATCGCGCGAAAAGCCGAGGCGTACCTGAAGTCGACCGGCATCGCCGACACGGCGTACTTCGGGCCGGAGGCCGAGTTCTTCATCTTCGACGACATCCGATACGGCGGCGGGTCGAACTTCGGCTTCTACTACATCGACTCCGACGAGGGGACCTGGAACAGCGGGCGCGAGGAGAAGCCGAACCTCGGGTACAAGCCCCGCCACAAGGAAGGGTATTTCCCCGTCCCGCCGACCGACTCCCAGCACGACCTGCGCGACGAGATGGTCCGCGTCATGGAGCAGGTGGGGCTGAAGATCGAGGCGCAACACCACGAGGTGGCCACCGCCGGACAGGCCGAGATCGACCTCCGGTTCGACACGCTGGTGAAGGTCGCGGACGCGCTGCAGTGGTACAAGTACATCTGCAAGAACGTCGCGCGGAAGGCCGGCAAGACCGTCACCTTCATG